From Variimorphobacter saccharofermentans, one genomic window encodes:
- the ftsZ gene encoding cell division protein FtsZ has translation MLEIRTNEADTTAKILVIGVGGAGNNAVNRMIEENILGVEFVCVNTDKQHLKNCKAPLCIQIGEKLTKGLGAGAQPEIGQKAAEESREQLAEVIKGADMVFVTCGMGGGTGTGAAPVVAQIAKDMGILTVGIVTKPFKFEAKQRMTNAISGIDRLKEYVDTLIVIPNDKLLEIVDRRTTMPDALRKADEVLQQGVQGITDLINVPGLINLDFADVQTVMKDKGVAHIGIGTGTGDDKCIDAVKQAITSPLLETTIQGASHVIINISGDISLVEANEAATLVQELAGDSANIIFGAMFDDVNPDTATITVIATGLDGRSKEVVKTPDFLRHSTGSSMRPSMKPELNRPFNTSNTYSGTSSGTMSQSPYTSQPSYQTDPTRRPISQPAKAPTNTNTDPSGIKIPEFLQKNRHNK, from the coding sequence TTGCTTGAAATAAGAACAAATGAGGCGGATACCACGGCTAAAATACTCGTTATCGGAGTAGGGGGAGCTGGTAATAACGCCGTTAATCGAATGATAGAAGAAAATATCCTAGGTGTTGAGTTCGTTTGTGTCAATACGGACAAGCAGCATTTAAAGAATTGCAAGGCTCCGTTATGTATACAGATCGGAGAGAAGCTTACAAAAGGTCTTGGAGCTGGTGCTCAGCCTGAGATCGGACAAAAAGCTGCAGAAGAGAGCAGGGAGCAATTAGCTGAGGTTATTAAAGGCGCTGATATGGTATTTGTTACATGCGGAATGGGTGGCGGAACCGGAACCGGAGCTGCTCCGGTAGTAGCTCAGATCGCGAAGGATATGGGTATTTTAACAGTTGGTATTGTAACGAAGCCTTTTAAGTTTGAAGCAAAGCAACGAATGACTAATGCGATCAGCGGTATTGACCGGCTGAAAGAATATGTGGATACCTTAATCGTAATTCCAAATGATAAATTATTAGAAATCGTAGATAGAAGAACCACAATGCCGGATGCGTTACGTAAAGCAGATGAGGTCTTACAACAGGGTGTACAGGGAATTACCGACTTGATTAATGTCCCTGGTCTTATTAATCTTGACTTTGCCGATGTTCAGACGGTAATGAAGGATAAGGGAGTTGCACATATCGGTATTGGTACGGGTACCGGTGATGATAAGTGTATTGATGCTGTTAAGCAGGCAATCACCAGTCCTTTATTGGAGACAACTATTCAAGGTGCATCCCATGTGATAATTAATATATCAGGTGATATCAGCCTTGTTGAAGCAAATGAAGCAGCTACCTTAGTGCAAGAGCTGGCAGGAGATTCTGCTAACATTATATTTGGTGCGATGTTTGATGATGTAAATCCGGATACGGCTACTATTACTGTCATTGCTACCGGATTAGACGGAAGATCAAAGGAAGTTGTTAAGACACCGGACTTCTTAAGACATTCTACTGGATCCTCCATGAGACCTTCCATGAAACCAGAATTGAATCGTCCATTTAATACTAGCAACACTTATAGTGGGACAAGCTCAGGTACAATGTCACAGTCACCATATACATCTCAGCCGAGCTATCAGACAGATCCTACAAGACGTCCGATTAGTCAACCTGCAAAAGCACCGACAAATACCAATACAGATCCAAGCGGAATTAAGATCCCGGAATTCTTGCAGAAGAACCGCCACAATAAGTAA
- a CDS encoding sigma-E processing peptidase SpoIIGA encodes MYLEVYPDVIFILNFFIDFILLLLLKKVNQKRSKKLRLIGAAAVGALFAVFVSVFPWINIVIRFVLMNVVASVLMLIIAFDRMKIMDLLKQVIVFYLLTYFVGGLMNSIYYYTNFRVSLMRLGNITVFEKISWKFVVVIILAIIPVTSLALWLFRWYRSNLKEVYMVDLYLDNRKITTRGLMDTGNCLYDPIFKRPVMIVEYAVLKELLTEEFSRDIENLKRCIEDNNLNWNEGMISSNQLPRIKIIPYQSIGKAQGLMLGIQLDQVIIHTGKENKSNEKVTAAICDIRLSQQEDYHTILHKELV; translated from the coding sequence TTGTATCTTGAGGTATATCCGGATGTTATTTTTATCCTTAATTTCTTCATTGATTTCATCTTACTTCTGTTGTTGAAGAAGGTGAATCAAAAAAGAAGCAAAAAACTCAGACTAATCGGTGCTGCGGCTGTGGGAGCTTTATTTGCAGTATTTGTAAGTGTTTTCCCGTGGATAAATATCGTGATCCGATTTGTATTAATGAATGTAGTTGCTTCTGTACTAATGCTGATAATAGCATTTGACAGAATGAAGATAATGGATTTGTTGAAACAGGTAATTGTTTTTTATTTACTTACATATTTCGTTGGCGGATTAATGAACTCCATATATTATTATACGAATTTTCGTGTGTCTCTTATGAGGTTAGGGAATATAACCGTATTCGAAAAAATTTCATGGAAATTTGTTGTTGTCATAATCCTTGCCATAATACCGGTTACCTCATTAGCACTTTGGCTGTTCCGCTGGTATCGGAGTAATCTGAAGGAAGTATATATGGTAGATTTATACCTGGATAACCGAAAAATAACTACCAGAGGATTAATGGATACCGGAAACTGTCTTTATGATCCGATTTTTAAGAGACCGGTTATGATTGTAGAATATGCCGTTCTAAAGGAGCTTCTTACAGAGGAATTTTCCCGGGACATCGAGAACTTAAAACGCTGTATAGAAGATAACAACCTGAATTGGAATGAAGGAATGATAAGTAGTAATCAATTACCCAGAATTAAAATCATACCATATCAGTCCATTGGAAAGGCACAAGGCTTGATGCTGGGAATTCAATTGGACCAGGTCATCATACATACAGGGAAAGAGAACAAATCCAATGAAAAGGTAACAGCAGCAATTTGTGATATCCGTCTTTCGCAACAGGAGGATTATCACACAATCTTACACAAGGAGCTTGTATAA
- the sigE gene encoding RNA polymerase sporulation sigma factor SigE produces MLLKLSIHNKFQFRMIPDLKTIIFGHKGEIHYIGGAEVLPPPLDPVKEAEAISELGTERDSEIKSILVEHNLRLVVYIAKKFDNTGVGVEDLISIGTIGLIKAINTFNPDKNIKLATYASRCIENEILMYLRRNNKTKLEVSIDEPLNVDWDGNELLLSDILGTEEDVIYRNIEEEVDRKLLRRALSKLSDRERIIVDLRFGLNTDDGMERTQKEVADLLGISQSYISRLEKKIIKRLKKEMVRFE; encoded by the coding sequence ATGCTTTTAAAGTTATCAATACATAACAAATTCCAATTTCGCATGATACCCGATCTTAAAACAATCATATTTGGACACAAGGGGGAGATTCATTATATCGGTGGTGCGGAAGTATTACCACCGCCTCTCGATCCTGTGAAGGAAGCGGAAGCAATCAGTGAATTGGGTACAGAACGGGATTCCGAAATCAAATCTATTCTAGTGGAACATAATTTGCGTCTGGTTGTTTACATAGCTAAGAAATTTGATAATACAGGGGTTGGAGTTGAGGATTTAATATCCATAGGAACAATCGGTCTTATTAAAGCGATCAATACCTTTAATCCGGATAAAAACATTAAGCTGGCTACTTATGCTTCCCGTTGTATTGAGAATGAAATATTAATGTATTTAAGACGAAATAATAAAACAAAATTAGAAGTATCCATAGATGAACCTCTGAATGTGGACTGGGATGGAAATGAATTATTATTATCGGATATTCTTGGTACGGAAGAGGATGTGATCTATCGAAATATTGAAGAAGAAGTGGACCGTAAGCTACTACGTCGAGCTTTATCAAAGCTATCGGATCGGGAACGGATTATCGTTGATCTGCGTTTCGGCTTGAATACGGATGACGGTATGGAGCGAACACAGAAGGAAGTGGCAGATCTGTTGGGTATATCGCAATCCTATATATCAAGACTGGAAAAAAAGATTATAAAAAGACTGAAAAAAGAAATGGTACGCTTCGAATAA
- the sigG gene encoding RNA polymerase sporulation sigma factor SigG — protein sequence MALYKVEICGVNTSKLPLLKNSEKEELFQRILNGDKEARELYIKGNLRLVLSIIQRFSNSNENVDDLFQIGCIGLMKAIDNFDITQNVKFSTYAVPMIIGEIRRYLRDNNAIRVSRSLRDTAYKAIYAKEALVKKNEKEPTISEIAEEIGISKEDIVYALDAIQSPVSLYDPVYVEGGDALYIMDQVSDKKNKEENWIEEISLKEAMDKLSAREHNIIKLRFFEGKTQMEVAKEINISQAQVSRLEKSALKNMKNYLV from the coding sequence ATGGCTCTTTATAAGGTTGAGATATGCGGTGTAAATACATCTAAGCTGCCATTGTTGAAAAACAGTGAAAAGGAAGAATTGTTTCAAAGAATATTAAATGGGGATAAGGAAGCCAGAGAATTATATATTAAAGGAAACCTTAGGCTGGTACTATCCATAATACAGCGTTTTTCCAACAGCAATGAAAATGTAGATGATTTGTTTCAAATTGGCTGTATAGGTTTAATGAAAGCAATTGATAATTTTGATATAACACAGAATGTAAAATTCTCTACCTATGCGGTCCCGATGATCATTGGCGAAATCCGAAGATATCTAAGGGATAACAATGCTATCCGCGTCAGCAGATCACTACGGGATACTGCATATAAAGCAATTTATGCGAAGGAAGCATTGGTTAAAAAGAATGAGAAGGAACCAACCATAAGCGAGATTGCAGAAGAAATCGGAATCAGTAAAGAGGACATTGTCTATGCACTGGATGCCATACAAAGTCCTGTTTCCCTATATGATCCTGTGTATGTTGAGGGCGGAGATGCGCTTTATATCATGGATCAGGTGAGTGATAAAAAGAATAAGGAAGAAAACTGGATAGAAGAAATATCACTAAAAGAAGCGATGGATAAACTATCCGCAAGGGAACATAATATTATTAAGCTTCGATTTTTTGAAGGGAAAACACAGATGGAGGTGGCTAAGGAAATCAATATATCCCAGGCACAGGTCAGTCGCCTTGAAAAATCAGCACTGAAGAATATGAAAAATTATCTGGTTTAA
- the acnA gene encoding aconitate hydratase AcnA: MNENMQSKARTTLSLDGKRYVYYSIKTLEQCGYPISDLPFTFKILLESLLRQYDGYTITEEHIRSLADWTRHRDSMSEIPFLPARIILQDFTGVPAVLDLASMRAAIPEDQVDKINPEVSVDLVIDHSVQVDYYGSAKALKENTRLEFERNRERYQFLNWAKNAFDNLSVVPPETGIIHQVNLEYLAKVVISKTENNETTLYPDTLFGTDSHTTMINGLGVLGWGVGGIEAEAGMLGQPSYFPIPEVIGVKLTGELPSGTTATDLALHLTMLLRKRGVVGKFVEFFGDGVRKLSLADRATIANMAPEYGATCGYFPVDEETLNYLRLTGRKQQHIDLVWAYLKENMMFNEYQKDAIYSEVIPLDLRTVTCSLSGPKRPQDLIPLGAMKEEFVKSVTAPQGNQGHGLTDEVFHKKVEVVLKDGRQSTLRTGSIAIASITSCTNTSNPSVMIGAGLLAKKAVEKGLQIPAHVKTSFAPGSRVVTGYLTASGLQPYLNQLGFQIVGYGCATCIGNSGPLLPEISNAIADNDLLVTSVLSGNRNFEGRIHSQIKANYLASPPLVVAYALAGTMNIDLEKEPIGKDKDGNEVYLRDIWPDSHEIEAVMMGYVRPEIFEKEYDTVYEKNVLWNSISSVKGKLYQFDQASTYIQNPPFFEELSKEPEAIKPLTGLRVLAKFGDSITTDHISPAGAIGKNTPAGQYLREHGVEVTDFNTYGSRRGNHEVMMRGTFANIRIRNQIAPGTEGGYTTYWPSNEVMSIYDACMKYKEQGIGLVVLAGKDYGMGSSRDWAAKGPSLLGVKAVIAESYERIHRSNLVMMGVLPLQFMEGQNAESLELTGSETLEISLKDNIKPRDIVQVKANTSDHKVISFEAIVRFDSAIDVDYYRHGGILPMVLRSKIK, translated from the coding sequence ATGAATGAGAATATGCAATCGAAAGCCAGAACAACATTATCGTTAGATGGAAAGAGATATGTTTATTATTCGATAAAAACACTTGAGCAATGTGGATATCCAATTTCTGATTTACCCTTTACATTTAAGATTCTGCTAGAGTCTTTGTTAAGGCAATATGATGGATATACGATTACCGAGGAGCACATACGAAGCTTGGCGGATTGGACCAGACATAGGGATTCAATGTCTGAGATTCCATTTTTACCGGCGCGGATTATTTTGCAGGATTTTACAGGGGTTCCGGCAGTCCTGGATTTGGCCTCCATGCGTGCAGCAATTCCGGAGGATCAGGTTGATAAGATTAATCCGGAGGTATCTGTCGATCTGGTAATAGACCACTCCGTTCAGGTTGATTATTATGGATCTGCCAAAGCCTTGAAGGAAAATACGAGATTGGAATTTGAACGAAATCGTGAGCGGTATCAATTCCTCAATTGGGCGAAAAATGCTTTTGATAATTTAAGTGTTGTACCACCCGAGACCGGCATTATTCATCAGGTGAATCTGGAATATCTGGCGAAGGTAGTGATCTCAAAAACGGAGAACAATGAGACAACGCTCTATCCAGATACCTTATTTGGTACAGATTCTCATACTACGATGATTAACGGTTTAGGAGTATTAGGCTGGGGGGTAGGTGGGATTGAGGCAGAAGCAGGGATGCTTGGACAACCCTCATATTTTCCGATTCCCGAGGTAATCGGTGTTAAGTTGACTGGTGAACTTCCGTCAGGAACTACTGCAACGGATCTGGCTCTTCATCTGACAATGCTGTTAAGAAAGAGAGGCGTAGTAGGAAAATTTGTGGAATTCTTTGGAGATGGGGTAAGAAAGCTGTCCTTGGCTGATCGAGCCACCATTGCCAATATGGCTCCTGAATATGGTGCTACCTGCGGTTATTTCCCGGTTGATGAGGAGACGCTGAATTACTTAAGGCTGACCGGGCGCAAACAACAGCATATCGATTTGGTATGGGCATATCTGAAAGAGAACATGATGTTCAATGAATATCAAAAGGATGCAATCTATTCCGAAGTGATCCCGTTGGATCTGCGTACAGTTACCTGTTCCCTATCAGGTCCGAAGCGACCTCAGGATCTGATTCCATTGGGAGCGATGAAAGAGGAATTTGTAAAATCTGTTACGGCTCCTCAGGGAAATCAGGGACATGGATTGACTGATGAGGTGTTTCATAAAAAAGTTGAGGTAGTACTAAAGGACGGAAGACAAAGTACTTTAAGGACTGGTTCTATCGCAATAGCGTCCATTACCTCTTGTACCAATACCTCCAATCCTTCTGTAATGATAGGAGCCGGCCTCCTGGCTAAGAAAGCGGTAGAAAAAGGACTGCAGATACCTGCACATGTGAAAACCTCCTTTGCTCCGGGATCGAGGGTCGTGACTGGATATCTTACGGCTTCCGGACTGCAGCCATATTTGAATCAGTTAGGATTTCAGATTGTGGGATACGGTTGTGCAACCTGTATAGGCAACTCTGGTCCATTACTTCCTGAAATATCCAATGCTATCGCAGATAATGATTTGCTTGTAACCTCTGTACTATCGGGAAATCGGAATTTTGAAGGTCGAATCCATTCCCAAATCAAGGCAAATTATCTGGCATCTCCACCGCTGGTAGTGGCCTATGCTTTAGCGGGAACGATGAACATCGATTTAGAAAAGGAGCCTATTGGGAAGGATAAGGATGGAAATGAGGTATATCTTCGCGATATATGGCCGGATTCTCATGAAATTGAAGCCGTTATGATGGGATATGTAAGACCGGAGATCTTTGAGAAAGAATATGATACCGTATATGAAAAGAACGTACTTTGGAATTCTATCTCTTCTGTGAAAGGAAAACTGTATCAATTTGATCAAGCCTCTACCTATATACAGAATCCGCCGTTCTTTGAAGAGTTAAGTAAAGAACCGGAAGCAATCAAACCACTTACCGGATTACGTGTATTGGCGAAGTTCGGTGATTCTATTACCACGGATCATATTTCCCCGGCAGGAGCAATCGGTAAAAACACACCGGCTGGTCAATATCTTCGTGAACATGGAGTGGAGGTAACTGACTTTAACACCTATGGTTCCAGAAGAGGGAATCATGAGGTGATGATGAGAGGAACCTTTGCCAATATCCGCATACGGAATCAGATTGCACCAGGAACCGAGGGAGGCTATACTACCTATTGGCCATCCAATGAAGTGATGTCAATATATGATGCTTGTATGAAATATAAAGAACAGGGGATCGGTCTTGTTGTTCTTGCAGGTAAGGATTATGGTATGGGATCCTCAAGAGATTGGGCAGCAAAGGGTCCAAGCCTGCTTGGAGTAAAAGCTGTAATTGCTGAAAGCTATGAAAGAATTCATCGCTCTAATCTGGTTATGATGGGAGTATTACCTTTGCAGTTTATGGAAGGGCAAAATGCAGAAAGCCTGGAGCTGACTGGCTCAGAAACACTGGAGATTAGTCTGAAGGACAACATAAAACCACGTGATATTGTCCAAGTGAAGGCGAATACATCTGATCATAAGGTGATTTCCTTCGAAGCAATCGTTCGATTTGATTCAGCAATTGATGTAGATTATTATCGTCACGGTGGAATTCTTCCCATGGTACTTCGCAGTAAAATAAAATAA
- a CDS encoding ROK family protein encodes MFFGALEAGGTKMVLAIGNENGEIIDQKSIPTRAPAETMNEIITYFRGKEIAALGIGSFGPIDLDRASKTYGYITSTPKLDWRNYDITGTLRNALSIPVGFDTDVNASALGEATWGGLKDVPSGIYITIGTGIGVGVYMNGELLHGMLHPEAGHILLSRHPEDHFGGVCPYHSNCFEGLASGPSIEKRWNKKAYDLKDQPEVWELEAYYIAQGLVNFILTLSPHRIILGGGVMHQEQLFPWIRSQVANLLNGYVQTAQLEDMDTYIVPASLDGNQGIMGCIQLAKLEFNRQH; translated from the coding sequence ATGTTTTTCGGTGCATTGGAAGCCGGAGGAACAAAAATGGTACTGGCAATCGGAAATGAAAATGGAGAAATTATTGATCAGAAATCGATTCCTACACGAGCTCCAGCAGAAACAATGAATGAGATTATTACTTACTTTAGAGGAAAAGAGATTGCCGCCCTGGGCATCGGCTCTTTTGGTCCAATCGATCTGGACAGAGCATCGAAAACCTATGGCTATATAACCTCGACTCCGAAGCTTGATTGGAGAAATTACGATATTACAGGTACCCTAAGGAATGCGCTATCCATACCGGTTGGTTTTGATACGGATGTGAATGCTTCTGCTCTCGGAGAAGCCACCTGGGGTGGTCTCAAAGATGTGCCATCCGGGATCTATATCACGATAGGAACCGGTATTGGAGTAGGTGTCTATATGAATGGCGAACTACTTCATGGTATGCTGCATCCGGAAGCGGGTCATATTCTTCTTAGCAGACATCCTGAGGATCACTTTGGAGGGGTATGTCCTTATCACTCTAATTGCTTTGAAGGATTAGCCTCCGGTCCATCCATTGAAAAGCGATGGAATAAGAAGGCCTATGATCTAAAAGATCAGCCTGAAGTGTGGGAACTGGAAGCATATTATATTGCTCAGGGTTTAGTTAACTTTATTCTTACTCTATCTCCCCACAGAATTATTCTAGGTGGCGGAGTAATGCACCAGGAGCAGTTATTCCCGTGGATACGCTCTCAGGTTGCTAATTTATTAAATGGTTATGTACAGACAGCACAATTAGAGGATATGGATACATATATTGTACCTGCTTCCCTGGATGGTAACCAAGGTATCATGGGCTGTATACAACTTGCTAAGCTAGAATTCAACAGACAACACTAA